One genomic segment of Photobacterium sp. DA100 includes these proteins:
- the rpsB gene encoding 30S ribosomal protein S2, with protein MATVSMRDMLKAGVHFGHQTRYWNPKMKPFIFGARNKVHIINLEKTVPMFNDALAEINKIAARKGKILFVGTKRAASESIKEAAVNCDQYYVNNRWLGGMLTNWKTVRQSIKRLKDLETQSTDGTFDKLTKKEALMRTREMEKLEKSLGGIKNMGGLPDAMFVIDADHEHIAIKEANNLGIPVFAVVDTNSNPDGVDFVIPGNDDAIRSIQLYTGAVAQTVTEGRNQDIVAQAEQDGFVEAE; from the coding sequence ATGGCAACTGTATCAATGCGCGACATGCTTAAGGCTGGTGTTCACTTCGGTCACCAAACTCGTTACTGGAACCCAAAGATGAAGCCATTCATCTTCGGTGCTCGTAACAAGGTGCACATCATCAACCTTGAGAAAACTGTACCAATGTTCAACGACGCTCTAGCAGAAATCAACAAGATTGCTGCTCGCAAGGGCAAGATCCTTTTCGTTGGTACTAAGCGTGCAGCCAGCGAATCTATCAAAGAAGCTGCAGTTAACTGTGACCAGTACTACGTAAACAACCGCTGGTTGGGTGGTATGCTGACTAACTGGAAAACTGTTCGTCAGTCAATCAAGCGTCTAAAAGATCTTGAAACTCAGTCTACAGACGGTACTTTCGACAAGCTAACCAAGAAAGAAGCGCTAATGCGTACTCGTGAAATGGAGAAGCTTGAGAAGTCTCTAGGCGGTATCAAGAACATGGGCGGCCTACCAGACGCTATGTTCGTAATCGATGCTGATCACGAGCACATTGCAATTAAAGAAGCGAACAACCTGGGTATCCCAGTATTTGCTGTTGTAGATACTAACTCTAACCCAGACGGCGTTGACTTCGTTATCCCAGGTAACGATGACGCAATCCGCTCTATCCAGCTATACACTGGTGCTGTTGCTCAGACTGTTACTGAAGGCCGCAACCAAGACATCGTTGCTCAAGCTGAGCAAGACGGTTTCGTAGAAGCTGAATAA
- the tsf gene encoding translation elongation factor Ts — translation MATVTAALVKELRERTGAGMMECKKALVEANADIELAIENMRKSGAAKAAKKAGNVAAEGTILIKDADGVAALLEVNCQTDFVAKDASFLAFANEVLETALAERLDIAALQAKFEEARVALVAKIGENISIRRVEFIEGESVSSYRHGDRIGVVVAGNGDAETLKHIAMHVAASKPEFVNPEDVPADVVEKERQVQVEIAMNEGKPAEIAEKMVIGRMKKFTGEISLTGQPFIMEPKKSVGEILKEKGATVTNFIRLEVGEGIEKAQEMSFAEEVAAVQKG, via the coding sequence ATGGCAACAGTTACAGCTGCCCTAGTTAAAGAACTGCGTGAACGTACTGGCGCAGGCATGATGGAATGTAAAAAAGCGCTTGTTGAAGCTAACGCTGACATCGAGCTAGCGATCGAAAACATGCGTAAGAGCGGTGCTGCTAAAGCTGCTAAAAAAGCAGGTAACGTTGCTGCTGAAGGTACAATCCTAATCAAAGACGCTGACGGCGTTGCAGCACTTCTAGAAGTTAACTGCCAGACTGACTTCGTTGCTAAAGATGCAAGCTTCCTAGCTTTCGCTAACGAAGTTCTTGAAACAGCTCTAGCTGAGCGCCTAGACATCGCAGCTCTTCAGGCTAAGTTCGAAGAAGCACGTGTTGCTCTAGTAGCTAAGATCGGCGAGAACATCTCTATCCGTCGCGTTGAGTTCATCGAAGGCGAGAGCGTATCTTCTTACCGTCACGGCGACCGTATCGGTGTTGTTGTAGCTGGTAACGGCGACGCAGAAACTCTGAAGCACATCGCTATGCACGTAGCTGCTTCTAAGCCTGAGTTCGTGAACCCAGAAGACGTACCTGCAGACGTTGTAGAAAAAGAGCGTCAGGTTCAGGTTGAAATCGCGATGAACGAAGGCAAGCCAGCTGAAATCGCAGAGAAGATGGTTATCGGCCGCATGAAGAAATTCACAGGCGAAATCTCTCTAACTGGTCAGCCATTCATCATGGAACCTAAGAAATCTGTTGGCGAAATCCTGAAAGAGAAAGGCGCTACAGTAACTAACTTCATCCGTCTAGAAGTTGGTGAAGGTATCGAGAAAGCTCAAGAAATGAGCTTCGCTGAAGAAGTAGCAGCAGTACAGAAGGGTTAA
- the pyrH gene encoding UMP kinase, with translation MTTNPKPTYQRILLKLSGEALQGEEGFGIDAQVLDRMAQEIKELIELGVQVGLVIGGGNLFRGAGLAEAGMNRVVGDHMGMLATVMNGLAMRDALHRAYVNARVMSAIPLNGVCDNYNWADAISQLRQGRVVIFSAGTGNPFFTTDSAACLRGIEIEADVVLKATKVDGVFTDDPVKNPDAVLYDKLSYQDVLEKELKVMDLAAFTLARDHGMPIRVFNMNKPGSLRRVVMGEQEGTLISND, from the coding sequence ATGACCACGAATCCTAAACCGACTTATCAACGTATTCTGCTCAAACTCAGTGGGGAAGCACTGCAGGGCGAGGAAGGTTTTGGTATTGATGCACAAGTTCTTGACCGTATGGCTCAGGAAATCAAAGAACTGATTGAACTAGGTGTACAGGTTGGCCTTGTTATCGGTGGTGGTAACCTGTTCCGTGGTGCAGGCCTAGCTGAAGCAGGTATGAACCGAGTTGTGGGCGATCACATGGGTATGCTAGCTACCGTCATGAACGGTTTGGCAATGCGTGATGCGCTGCACCGTGCCTATGTGAACGCTCGAGTAATGTCAGCAATTCCTTTGAACGGCGTGTGTGACAACTACAACTGGGCTGATGCGATCAGCCAGCTGCGCCAGGGCCGCGTAGTAATTTTCTCTGCCGGTACCGGTAACCCATTCTTTACTACTGACTCGGCAGCCTGCCTGCGTGGTATCGAAATCGAAGCGGATGTTGTGCTCAAAGCAACAAAAGTTGACGGTGTGTTCACAGATGACCCAGTTAAGAACCCAGATGCTGTTCTTTATGATAAGCTAAGCTATCAGGATGTTCTTGAGAAAGAACTGAAAGTGATGGATCTGGCCGCATTTACGCTTGCTCGCGATCACGGCATGCCAATTCGCGTGTTCAACATGAACAAACCTGGTTCCCTACGCCGCGTGGTAATGGGTGAGCAGGAAGGTACGTTGATCTCTAACGACTAA
- the frr gene encoding ribosome recycling factor — translation MIDAIKQDAQERMGKSVEALKNQLAKVRTGRAHPSLLDTIYVEYYGANTPLKQVANVVAEDSRTLAITVFDKELTPKIEKAIMMSDLGLNPMSAGTVIRVPLPPLTEERRRDLVKIVRAEAEQGRVAVRNIRRDANADVKALLKDKEISEDDDRRAQDDIQKLTDAAVKDIEVILEAKEKELMEV, via the coding sequence GTGATTGATGCAATTAAACAAGATGCGCAAGAGCGCATGGGCAAAAGCGTTGAAGCGCTGAAAAACCAGCTGGCTAAAGTACGTACCGGTCGTGCCCACCCAAGCCTGCTAGACACTATCTACGTTGAGTACTACGGCGCGAACACCCCGCTGAAGCAGGTTGCTAACGTAGTGGCAGAAGATTCTCGTACACTGGCTATCACTGTTTTCGACAAAGAGCTAACGCCAAAAATCGAAAAAGCGATCATGATGTCTGATCTGGGCCTGAACCCAATGTCTGCGGGTACTGTGATCCGCGTTCCACTGCCACCGCTAACAGAAGAACGTCGTCGTGATCTGGTTAAAATCGTTCGCGCTGAAGCAGAGCAGGGTCGTGTTGCGGTTCGTAACATCCGCCGTGATGCTAACGCAGACGTGAAAGCACTGCTTAAAGACAAAGAAATCTCTGAAGATGACGACCGTCGCGCACAGGACGATATCCAGAAGCTGACTGACGCAGCGGTTAAGGACATCGAAGTGATCCTGGAAGCGAAAGAAAAAGAGCTAATGGAAGTATAA
- a CDS encoding isoprenyl transferase codes for MAEHTIDTALGTDSLPKHVAVIMDGNGRWAKAKGKPRVFGHKAGVEAVRKTVSAANRLGIQVITLFAFSSENWRRPEDEVSLLMELFMTVLGREVKRLHKNNIRLRIIGDTRRFSERLQKKIADAEALTADNTGLVLNVAANYGGQWDILQAAKQLVQQAAEQKLTPSDITEEMLASGLSTAGLPDVDLLIRTSGECRISNFMLWQAAYAELYFTEQHWPDFDEDSFAEAVAWFVNRERRFGCTGEQIQALMNK; via the coding sequence ATGGCAGAGCATACAATCGATACTGCACTTGGTACAGACAGCTTGCCAAAGCACGTTGCCGTGATTATGGACGGAAATGGTCGCTGGGCAAAGGCCAAGGGTAAGCCTCGAGTGTTTGGCCACAAGGCCGGCGTGGAAGCCGTACGTAAGACAGTCTCGGCCGCAAATCGTTTGGGCATTCAGGTTATCACACTGTTTGCGTTTAGCAGTGAGAACTGGCGTCGCCCGGAAGATGAAGTCTCCTTGCTGATGGAACTGTTCATGACTGTACTCGGTCGTGAAGTAAAGCGCCTTCACAAGAACAATATTCGCTTGCGCATTATCGGTGATACCCGCCGATTCAGCGAGCGCCTGCAGAAGAAAATTGCCGACGCGGAAGCCTTGACTGCCGACAATACCGGATTGGTGCTGAACGTGGCAGCTAACTATGGCGGCCAGTGGGATATTTTGCAGGCGGCTAAGCAACTGGTTCAGCAAGCTGCGGAGCAGAAGCTCACACCATCAGATATCACTGAGGAGATGTTAGCTTCAGGGTTATCTACTGCAGGCCTGCCCGATGTCGATCTCCTGATCCGCACCAGCGGTGAATGCCGGATCAGTAACTTTATGCTGTGGCAGGCGGCTTACGCCGAGCTTTATTTTACCGAGCAGCACTGGCCGGATTTCGACGAAGACAGTTTTGCCGAGGCCGTGGCATGGTTTGTTAACCGGGAGCGCCGCTTTGGCTGTACTGGCGAACAAATCCAAGCGTTAATGAACAAGTGA
- a CDS encoding phosphatidate cytidylyltransferase gives MLKQRIITAVILAPLVIAGIFLLPFPAFIAALAAVTLLGFWEWTQFVETKSRIAAMVIPAAALLASLVVMPTDVAALSALASSHQAMLLVGGLWWVVASALAISYPGSTKFWSSFPPLKHLFGLLTLLPFFWSVLMLRAVNYLENPYHGAKLVMLVCFLVWAADTGAYFSGKRFGKHKMAPAVSPNKTIEGLVGGAMLAVAVTWGGAALMEIPFVSLSSLLLIAVVSVVASVLGDLVESMFKRAAGIKDSGSILPGHGGILDRIDSLTAALPVFALLYLWLV, from the coding sequence TTGCTTAAGCAACGTATTATTACCGCAGTCATTCTCGCTCCCCTAGTTATCGCAGGAATTTTCCTTTTGCCTTTTCCTGCTTTTATTGCTGCCCTAGCGGCCGTTACCCTACTGGGTTTCTGGGAGTGGACACAATTTGTTGAAACAAAATCGCGCATTGCCGCGATGGTTATCCCGGCAGCGGCCTTGCTGGCTTCGCTGGTGGTGATGCCAACCGATGTTGCTGCGCTGTCAGCTTTGGCATCGTCTCACCAGGCCATGCTGCTGGTTGGCGGACTATGGTGGGTTGTCGCCTCGGCACTGGCGATTAGCTACCCAGGTAGCACCAAATTCTGGTCATCCTTCCCCCCTCTTAAGCACCTGTTTGGATTGCTGACCTTGCTCCCTTTCTTCTGGAGTGTGTTGATGCTCCGTGCGGTTAATTACCTTGAAAACCCTTACCACGGTGCCAAGCTGGTCATGTTGGTGTGTTTCTTGGTGTGGGCGGCAGACACGGGGGCCTATTTCTCCGGTAAGCGTTTTGGTAAACACAAGATGGCACCGGCGGTGAGCCCGAATAAGACGATTGAGGGGCTGGTCGGTGGCGCCATGTTGGCGGTAGCGGTGACCTGGGGCGGCGCGGCGCTGATGGAGATCCCGTTTGTCAGCCTGTCGAGCTTGCTGCTGATTGCAGTCGTGTCCGTTGTTGCCTCAGTGTTGGGTGATTTGGTCGAGAGCATGTTCAAGCGGGCTGCTGGTATCAAAGACAGTGGCAGTATCTTGCCGGGCCACGGCGGTATTCTCGACCGTATCGACAGCCTAACGGCTGCCCTTCCTGTTTTTGCCCTACTGTATTTGTGGTTGGTGTAG
- the ispC gene encoding 1-deoxy-D-xylulose-5-phosphate reductoisomerase, with protein sequence MRKLTILGATGSIGSSTLAVAAQNPELFDVVALAAGSNSQKMFELCCQWQPKYAAMACESAAAELRILLKQQGVATEVLGGEAGLCQIASLDEVDTVMAAIVGAAGLMPTMAGVKAGKRILLANKEALVMSGQMFIDACREYGAELLPVDSEHNAIFQSLPEQVQQAMGHCDLDAAGVSKILLTGSGGPFRYTEVSELAAVTPAMAIAHPNWSMGPKISVDSATMMNKGLEFIEARWLFNATREQMDVIIHPQSVIHSMVQYKDGSVLAQMGLPDMRTPIACAMSYPERVDAGVAPLDFSQVGEFTFLKPDFARYPCLKLAMDACFSGQAATTALNAANEEAVAAFLDNRLGFTDIARVNSQVLASASLVEPTDLESVMELDRMTRVLAQEVIRKVTL encoded by the coding sequence ATGCGTAAGTTAACGATTCTTGGTGCGACGGGATCTATAGGGAGCAGCACACTGGCTGTTGCGGCCCAGAATCCCGAGTTGTTTGACGTTGTAGCCCTTGCGGCGGGTAGCAATAGCCAGAAAATGTTTGAGCTGTGCTGCCAGTGGCAGCCGAAGTACGCGGCCATGGCTTGTGAAAGTGCCGCTGCAGAACTGCGTATACTGCTAAAACAACAGGGTGTGGCAACCGAAGTGCTGGGCGGTGAAGCCGGGCTGTGCCAGATTGCCTCGCTGGATGAGGTTGATACCGTGATGGCGGCGATTGTCGGTGCCGCCGGTCTGATGCCGACCATGGCCGGCGTCAAGGCAGGAAAGCGTATTTTGCTAGCCAACAAAGAAGCCTTGGTCATGTCCGGCCAGATGTTCATCGATGCCTGCCGCGAGTACGGCGCCGAACTGCTGCCGGTCGATAGCGAGCACAACGCGATCTTCCAGAGCCTGCCAGAGCAAGTCCAGCAAGCGATGGGGCACTGTGATCTGGATGCGGCCGGGGTTAGCAAAATCCTACTGACCGGCTCCGGCGGCCCGTTCCGTTATACGGAAGTCAGCGAACTGGCTGCGGTAACGCCGGCCATGGCGATAGCCCATCCCAACTGGTCGATGGGGCCAAAGATTTCGGTGGATTCGGCTACCATGATGAACAAGGGGCTGGAGTTTATCGAAGCCCGCTGGCTGTTCAATGCCACTCGTGAGCAGATGGATGTGATTATTCACCCGCAGTCGGTTATCCATTCGATGGTGCAGTACAAAGACGGTTCGGTGTTGGCCCAGATGGGTTTGCCTGATATGAGAACACCGATTGCCTGTGCAATGTCCTATCCTGAAAGAGTGGATGCGGGTGTTGCGCCGCTCGATTTCAGCCAAGTCGGTGAGTTTACTTTCCTCAAGCCGGACTTTGCCCGCTATCCTTGCCTCAAGCTGGCGATGGATGCCTGCTTCAGCGGCCAGGCAGCGACCACAGCGCTCAATGCGGCCAACGAGGAAGCGGTTGCGGCCTTTTTGGATAACCGCCTTGGCTTTACCGATATTGCCAGGGTCAACAGCCAGGTATTGGCGTCAGCATCGCTGGTAGAACCGACTGACTTGGAAAGCGTCATGGAGCTGGATAGAATGACCCGAGTTTTGGCACAGGAAGTAATACGTAAGGTAACGTTATGA
- the rseP gene encoding sigma E protease regulator RseP, which translates to MTGILWNLGAFLLALGILIAVHEYGHFWVARRCGVYVEKFSIGFGKALWRKVGKDGTEYTLAMIPLGGYVKMLDERVEPVDSSRRHMAFNNKKLWQRSAIVAAGPLANFLFAIVAYWVVYLIGVPAVKPVIGEIAPQSIAAEAGIESGMELKTISGIKTADWESVNMAMISHIGDKEMVLTVTEPGASYEVEKKLDLSRWSFDPESERVLTTLGITPYSPKITLVISQLVEDGAAISAGLRLNDEIIAIGGESVTDWQQVVDAVRSHPQQALVMEVLRDGEPVSLTVTPEAKASGEELVGYAGFAPKVEPWPESYRINLQYGPVEAVGKAAEKTWQLVTLTFDMVTKLVTGDVAMKNLSGPISIAKGAGMTADYGVVYFLGFLALISVNLGIVNLLPLPVLDGGHLMFFAIEAVTRRPVSERVQDIGYRVGSAILVALMAVALFNDFTRL; encoded by the coding sequence ATGACAGGAATATTGTGGAACCTGGGAGCCTTTCTCCTTGCCCTTGGAATACTGATTGCCGTTCACGAATATGGGCATTTCTGGGTTGCACGCCGCTGTGGGGTTTATGTCGAGAAGTTCTCTATTGGCTTTGGCAAGGCGCTATGGCGCAAAGTGGGCAAAGACGGTACCGAATACACCCTGGCAATGATCCCGCTGGGCGGCTATGTCAAGATGCTGGACGAGCGGGTCGAGCCGGTCGACTCAAGCCGCCGCCATATGGCATTTAACAACAAGAAGCTATGGCAGCGCAGTGCGATAGTTGCGGCAGGGCCGCTAGCCAACTTCTTGTTTGCGATTGTTGCCTACTGGGTGGTTTATCTGATCGGCGTACCGGCCGTGAAGCCTGTCATTGGTGAGATTGCCCCACAATCGATTGCTGCCGAGGCCGGAATTGAAAGTGGAATGGAACTAAAGACCATTTCAGGAATCAAAACCGCAGACTGGGAATCTGTCAACATGGCGATGATTTCCCATATTGGCGATAAAGAGATGGTGCTGACCGTTACCGAGCCTGGCGCCAGCTACGAAGTCGAGAAAAAACTCGACTTGTCTCGCTGGTCGTTTGACCCGGAAAGTGAGCGCGTGCTTACTACATTGGGGATCACGCCATACTCGCCTAAAATTACTCTGGTCATTTCACAACTTGTGGAAGACGGAGCAGCAATTTCCGCTGGTTTGCGCTTAAATGACGAAATTATCGCAATCGGCGGGGAAAGTGTTACTGACTGGCAACAGGTCGTTGATGCGGTGCGCTCTCATCCCCAGCAGGCGCTGGTGATGGAAGTACTGCGCGATGGTGAACCGGTTTCACTGACTGTGACGCCGGAGGCGAAAGCGTCAGGTGAAGAGCTGGTCGGCTACGCGGGGTTTGCACCAAAAGTAGAACCATGGCCTGAATCGTACCGCATTAACTTGCAGTACGGACCGGTTGAGGCGGTGGGCAAGGCTGCAGAAAAAACTTGGCAGCTAGTCACATTGACCTTCGATATGGTGACCAAGTTGGTGACCGGCGATGTGGCGATGAAGAATTTGAGTGGCCCGATCTCGATTGCCAAAGGCGCAGGAATGACCGCCGATTATGGGGTGGTGTACTTCCTCGGCTTCTTGGCCTTGATCAGTGTCAACCTGGGGATTGTCAACCTGTTGCCGCTTCCGGTATTGGATGGCGGGCATTTGATGTTTTTTGCCATCGAAGCGGTAACACGTCGTCCTGTTTCTGAACGTGTTCAGGATATAGGCTATAGAGTGGGCTCAGCCATTTTGGTTGCATTGATGGCTGTTGCACTATTCAATGATTTTACCCGCCTTTAA
- the bamA gene encoding outer membrane protein assembly factor BamA, with amino-acid sequence MAMKKLLVASLLLGSSVAQSAEQFVVDDIRFEGLQRVTLGAALLQMPVRVGDNVDDGDISGMIQSLFASGNFEDIQVFRDGNTLLVKVQERPTIASITFSGNKAIKEEQLKENLDASRIRVGESLDRTTLSKIEKGLEDFYYSVGKYNATVQAVVTPLPRNRADLKFVFTEGVSAEIQQINFIGNNVFSDDELRKKFKLQSEVSWWNFFADKKYQKQVLAGDLETLRSMYLNNGYLKYRLDATQVAISPDKKGVYITLKVDEGEQYKVKNVQLRGDLLGKTGELEALVAISSGDVYNGAEVTALEEALKRKLGELGYAYPQVNTIPDFDDDNQEVALIVNVEPGKRIYVRNIGFSGNTSTKDEVLRREMRQMEGSWLNSRSVERGKERLSRTGFFETVDVQTVRVPGTDDQVDLQYTVKEANAGNINFGVGYGTESGISFQAGIQQDNFLGTGNRFGINAMMNDYQKNVSLEYRDPYFTLDGISLGGKVYYNEFEASDANISDYTNQSYGASLTWGFPFDELNFFEFGLGYDHNKISNTQEYYQIEKFKQIHGFDRGDNVIELDDFNWSVSWTRNNLNRGYFPTAGNHQRASFRMTIPGSDAQFFKAQYDVRQYFPLTEDHGYSLLLRGRVGYGNGYGTTDNGSDQLLPFYENYYAGGFSTLRGFRSNTVGPKAVYLDYSAGGNNPELIGSDDAAGGNAVALASMELIVPTPFASDEVRNQIRTSVFVDAGTVWDTEYDLRDSDGRYIQDYSDPSLIRASYGAALQWMSPMGPLVFSVAKPIKKYEGDDEEFFTFTIGRTF; translated from the coding sequence ATGGCGATGAAAAAACTGTTGGTCGCATCGCTACTGCTAGGCAGTAGCGTTGCGCAGAGTGCGGAACAATTTGTAGTAGACGATATCCGCTTTGAGGGTCTCCAGCGTGTCACGCTCGGTGCCGCATTGCTCCAGATGCCAGTAAGGGTCGGAGACAATGTTGATGATGGTGATATTTCAGGAATGATCCAATCGCTGTTTGCGTCGGGCAACTTTGAAGATATCCAAGTCTTTCGTGACGGTAATACCCTGCTGGTCAAAGTGCAGGAGCGTCCGACCATTGCCAGTATTACCTTCTCTGGCAACAAGGCTATCAAGGAAGAGCAGCTGAAGGAGAACCTGGATGCCTCCCGTATCCGGGTCGGTGAGTCTCTCGATCGCACCACCCTGAGCAAAATTGAAAAAGGGCTTGAAGATTTCTACTACAGCGTAGGTAAATACAATGCCACGGTACAGGCTGTGGTCACACCGCTGCCACGTAACCGAGCCGACTTGAAGTTTGTCTTCACCGAAGGTGTCTCTGCGGAAATCCAGCAGATCAACTTTATCGGCAACAATGTGTTCAGCGACGACGAACTGCGCAAGAAGTTCAAGCTGCAGTCCGAAGTCTCGTGGTGGAACTTTTTTGCGGATAAAAAATACCAGAAGCAGGTACTGGCCGGGGATCTCGAGACCCTGCGCTCGATGTACCTGAACAATGGTTACCTCAAGTACCGTCTTGACGCGACCCAGGTTGCCATCTCCCCTGACAAGAAAGGGGTGTATATCACCTTGAAAGTCGATGAGGGTGAGCAGTACAAAGTCAAGAACGTCCAACTGCGGGGCGATCTGCTGGGCAAGACGGGTGAGCTGGAGGCCTTGGTGGCGATCAGCAGCGGCGATGTCTACAACGGCGCGGAAGTGACGGCCTTGGAAGAAGCCCTGAAGCGCAAGCTGGGCGAGTTGGGTTATGCCTACCCGCAGGTCAATACCATTCCTGACTTTGACGACGACAACCAGGAAGTGGCATTGATTGTCAATGTCGAGCCGGGCAAGCGGATCTATGTGCGTAACATTGGTTTCTCTGGTAACACCTCGACCAAGGATGAGGTTCTGCGCCGCGAGATGCGCCAGATGGAAGGGAGCTGGTTGAACTCCCGTTCTGTCGAGCGGGGTAAGGAGCGCCTGAGCCGTACCGGTTTCTTCGAAACGGTTGATGTCCAGACGGTCCGTGTACCGGGTACCGACGATCAGGTTGACCTGCAGTACACCGTTAAGGAAGCCAATGCCGGTAATATCAACTTTGGTGTCGGCTACGGTACGGAATCAGGGATCAGCTTCCAGGCGGGGATCCAGCAGGACAACTTCCTGGGTACCGGTAATCGTTTCGGCATCAATGCGATGATGAACGACTACCAGAAAAACGTCAGCTTGGAATACCGCGATCCGTATTTCACCCTCGACGGGATCAGCCTCGGCGGTAAGGTGTACTACAACGAGTTCGAAGCCTCAGACGCGAACATCTCGGACTATACCAACCAGAGCTACGGCGCCAGCCTGACCTGGGGTTTCCCGTTTGACGAGCTGAACTTCTTCGAGTTCGGCCTAGGCTATGACCATAACAAGATCTCCAATACCCAAGAATACTACCAGATCGAGAAATTCAAGCAGATCCACGGCTTCGATCGCGGCGATAACGTGATTGAGCTGGATGACTTCAACTGGTCGGTATCCTGGACCCGAAACAACCTGAACCGGGGTTACTTCCCGACGGCCGGTAACCACCAGCGAGCCTCGTTCCGGATGACTATTCCGGGCTCTGATGCGCAGTTCTTCAAGGCCCAGTATGATGTCCGCCAGTACTTCCCGTTGACCGAAGATCACGGCTACAGCCTACTGTTACGCGGCCGAGTCGGTTACGGTAATGGCTACGGTACGACGGATAACGGCAGCGATCAGCTGTTGCCGTTCTACGAGAACTACTATGCGGGTGGTTTCTCTACGCTGCGCGGCTTCCGCTCCAACACGGTCGGCCCGAAAGCGGTGTATCTGGACTACAGCGCGGGGGGCAACAACCCTGAGCTGATTGGCTCTGATGATGCGGCCGGGGGTAATGCCGTTGCGCTTGCCAGTATGGAGCTGATCGTTCCGACGCCGTTTGCGTCCGACGAGGTCCGCAACCAAATTCGTACCAGTGTATTTGTTGACGCCGGTACCGTGTGGGATACGGAATATGACCTGCGTGACTCGGATGGCCGATACATCCAGGATTATTCCGATCCGTCGTTGATTCGTGCGTCTTATGGTGCAGCCCTGCAGTGGATGTCGCCAATGGGACCGCTCGTATTCTCGGTTGCTAAGCCAATCAAGAAATACGAGGGTGATGATGAAGAATTCTTCACCTTCACGATTGGTCGAACATTCTAA
- a CDS encoding OmpH family outer membrane protein: MKQWMKAAGLSLVILSSSFYAQAAEAAQKVGYVATGQAMAQLAQRYNVSEKLRNEFKDRIDELRGIEGRMKTKVDKIKRDGELMSSSEKTKLQREMQSLESDYKLKAQALQEDQRRRGAEEEQKLVQKIRLAIQDVAKREGYDLVVDANAVLYANPKDDLSSKVIAAVK, encoded by the coding sequence TTGAAACAGTGGATGAAAGCGGCTGGCCTTAGCCTGGTGATCCTATCGTCGTCATTTTATGCCCAGGCAGCAGAAGCCGCACAGAAAGTGGGCTATGTTGCCACCGGCCAAGCCATGGCCCAGTTGGCACAGCGCTACAATGTGTCTGAAAAGCTGCGCAATGAGTTTAAAGATCGCATCGATGAGCTACGCGGCATTGAAGGTCGCATGAAGACCAAGGTTGACAAAATCAAGCGCGACGGCGAGCTGATGAGCTCGAGCGAGAAGACCAAGCTGCAGCGTGAAATGCAGTCACTGGAATCTGATTACAAACTGAAGGCGCAGGCCCTGCAGGAAGATCAGCGTCGCCGTGGTGCTGAGGAAGAGCAGAAGTTGGTACAGAAGATCCGCCTGGCTATTCAAGATGTTGCCAAGCGCGAGGGCTACGATCTTGTGGTGGATGCCAATGCGGTTCTTTATGCTAACCCGAAAGACGATCTGTCTTCTAAAGTGATTGCAGCCGTTAAGTAA